DNA from Tripterygium wilfordii isolate XIE 37 chromosome 15, ASM1340144v1, whole genome shotgun sequence:
TTTTATCCGGATTGTCAAGTGCCACCCTCGAAAGTTCTCCTGAAGCAACAGTTACACATGCTACACAATTTACGAAGGGCCCAAACCTTAAAGATGCACTGGAAAAGGATTCGCTCGTAAGGCAGATGGGTGTGACGCCATTGAGTCAAAATCCCAACTTGTTTAAAGATCTCCTCGGATAAAACTGTTACCTGGAAAACTTTCACTAGTATCATTGACGCTAAATGTTATGTGATCTAGTTCTGGCTTCAGGGAGTGAAATCTGGTTATTTATTGCCATGAATGCGATGATTACAATGTGGTAGTCAGAACTGAAGGCCCTTCAGGACGGATTAAACCGACCCTGAACGTTCTGGATTCGAGTGGGAGATATGTAGCTTGTTGCAGGATGTAAGCATAGATAAAATTGGTGTTCCCTTGAGAGATTCAGTGCTGAGTTTATTTTCTTGGTGCTTGTTATAGTCTCCTCCTTGGTTTAGGTTGGCTGGATATGAATTCATTGGTTGAGTAAGTGCATGTTTGATATCTCGGTACAATAATGGCTGTATTTTCTTGCATCAACCGTTACCATTGATTGTGAAGTTGAGCTAGGGAACGGGTCCTTAATAAAGGGGAGTAGCCTGCCTCAGTTTGTggtattactatttttttttcattaaaactAGTCGGGAGTCCGAGCAATGCACGATAAGTCTTGATGCAATTTGTTTGATTAATGATTAAGAGTATCAGAGGTGGCTCGGTGGATAATTGACTGGTCCAAGGTTTGATTTCAATCTCAAGCATAATTTTTTgtggtatttttaaaaaaaattaattattaagaGTTAAGTTATCTAAGTGAgttctaattaaattatttctaATTTTTTCTTAGAATGAATGTAGCTCTAATAgattattattgatttttttctttttcaaatatttaagaTAGTATAAtttcaattaaattaattaatttttaattttttaaatctgaTGCCATGTGGCTCGACATATGAAGTCTAAATCCTTTTAATTTTAGATGGTGCTGTagattattttctttaaaaaaactttatttttttccttcaaaaccgactctgttatatatatatatggtaattGGGCCATTAGCCCATCGGGCCAGTGCATGGGCTGAGCAACAATATAAATTGGGCCGTTGGGGCTTTTGCGTTTGGATTTCCTTGTCACCGACTCACCGTCACGATCAGAACCTGACTCACACAACACAAACGGGTTCGGAAAACGGGAAAAGAGAGAACCCTAAAGAGTTCAAGTAACCACAAAGCATTCAAGATTTCCTtcgttttctttcattttccttcCGCGTTATTGTCTGGTAGTGCTGTTATTCATCTTTGCCGTATCGTCTTAGTGATTAATGGCGAGTAACAACGGGGTAACGGGCTCATCGTCTTCGAGTTCCAATGCCGGGGATTCCTATGTTGGAAGCCTCATCAGCCTCATTTCCAAGTACGAGATTCGCTACGAGGGCATTCTCTATCACCTAAACGTACAAGATTCAATTGTTGGCCTCAACAACGGTATGCGTATATTCATGGTGCATTGTTCCACCTTGTAACTGTTCATCTTTTTACGAGTAACTCAATTCTATCATTTCACATATGCATCGCCTGTAATATTTTGTGCTTTGGTGATTATCGAAAAAACCTGTGATGGTTTTTAGTATGTGTTGTTGAATGCCGGCGTGTCCAACAGCTTTTGAGAAGGGATATCATGCACTGAGGGGTGCACTGATGGAAACTTAGCTATTTTTATTCGTTGTTTTTAAAAGAAAGGCAATAGAAGCTGTTTCGCGGTTAGTCAGTTGAAGCCGTAAGAAAGGTCCTTAACTTGTTAGGTTGTTTTGGTTAGTAAATTGGTTGCGAAGTGCAGACATTTATGCTAACCTGATAGGTTGTAGCCTGTTGGAGTAGGCATTCTGAAAATTTTGGATAGATCCCATGGGGCCTTGTACGGGTTTCAGTCAAGACTCTCGATTGTACTATGCTTTCCCTGTACATGATTTCTACACTGTATAACATTGTAACTGAAACAAAATGGTTTTCTTGATTGAACCTTGCTGGAGGGAAATATAGCTCTTGACAAAATAGGTACAGTTCACTTGGTGTTGTGGTTATAAATTCctatggaattttttttgtgaCTTTTTCTTAAATATTTAACTTTGATATGGTTTTTAACCCTCATAGGCTGGGGTGCTATGATATTTCTTGTATCTGATTGCAGTGAGTGCTTGTAGATAGATTAAACCCTTTCATATGCTTTtcacttttaatgtttttgcatttttgtgatGTTCAGTAAGATCTTATGGAACAGAGGGGAGAAAGAAAGATGGCCCACAAATTCCTCCAAGTGATAAGGTGTATGAATACATACTGTTTCGTGGAAGTGATATCAAGGTACATAGGCGTATTCTTGATCTTTATTATTCTTGCTTGTTTATTGGTTTTAAGACTGATATTTTATCCTTCTGTTATGATCAGAACAATTCGATGATTTTTGCTGCTTCTGTGTTTTGTGggatctttttttaatttttaattaaactTTAGTTATTTTACCTCATCGTTGTCTCGAGGTGATTGATGAAACATCACTCTTAGGTGATCCATATAAGATTCTTGTTATATCTTTCTTGCATTCCCTGTAGATTGACATCATGACTTCAGCTGTTTGCCTGATTATTTTGCATGCACAATACTTTCTCCTATATCTGTTCTCAAAGTATTAGGTTGCATGcgttttaattttcattttaccCTGTTTGTTAACTTGTCTTTTCTTCATTGTATCAGATTCACGTAATTTATTGATTTCAGAATGGCCTTGGTTTTGAAggtgaataaatatttttctggaGGTTGTCAGCAATgatagtgattttttttttgtctagtcAGATCAGGAGATTACGTTGGCACCTGCTAGAAAATTTTCTTGGATTCAATGTTTATTGTGTTGCATGGACGGTGTAAGGTGGGGTGTGTGTTCGGGGCGGCGATAAGTACCAGTTATTCGAACAAACAATTTTGATATTTTGTGGTTCAGGAATCTTGGTTCATTCCTCTCCCTTTCTTGCACTTTtattttgtataatttttttccttgtatCTTGCATTTGTGGTTTGGGAATTGATAATTTTGGAATTATGATTAGTGTATACTGAGATTGATTTTCAGCTCAATGTAGCTGCCTgttttttgtggtttttgtGTGTGTGGGCGGGTACTTTTGTTTATGGCATTTAATACATGATTGCAAATCTTTTTTACTTCAGGATTTACAAGTGAAGTCTGCCCCACCCGCTAAAGTGGAGGAGCATATTCTAAATGATCCTGCTATCATTCAGGTATTGAAATTTGTATTTATACAAGTAATTATTTGTTaaacttttgtttttcttgattaAATATGTTATATAAGTTGATGAGAAAGCAATCTTTGGTAGGTGGCGTctttgttttgacttttgattaACTCTATTCATGATAGAGCTTTGTAATGTTTTCTTTTGTACACTGCAGCACCTCCTTGGTGCCTCTTGATAAGTTGATATGACCTCTATTTCTACCTTCCTAAACAAAGGAATTGATTACTAGTTTTCCCGAGGAAATTGAGTAAttctaacttgctctattttgGTTACTGTATTTACAGTCACACCATGCTGGAGTGGCTTCAAGTTCTTCTCCGTCAGCTTCTGACAGCAGTAATAGTTTGATGGATTCAAGAGAATGGCAGGGTACCCCTGCTTTGTCAAGAAGAGCCTATTCTGGTTCATTGTCTTCATGTCAATCTGTAACTCAAGTGGGTGAATCAAATCTTCCCCACAATACTAAAAATGCTGCATCATCTGTTTCCACGCCATTGTACTGGCAAGGGTACAATGGGACATCAATCAGTATTTCTCCTGCTCCACAGAACCCTAGTCATCTTCCATCCCCATCCTCGCAATCATCTCCTCTGGGAATGCAGAATCAGATGCAGGCTCTTGATATTAATACTTCTCCCGTTGTTGGATTGATAAATACTACAGAGTCTATTACTCCTGTACCCTCTTCTAATGCACCGAACTTGTCGTATTTTAATTTCCCACCACCTCTTGGTCCAGGACAGTGTTCTACTTCTTTGGACATTGCATATTCGTCATCCATTAAGCCATCTGTACCATTGCATGCGGCTTATATGACTGCTAGCAGACCATCTATGTCTTTATTTCCTTCATCGCCTCAAACCACAAATGCTACTGAAGTGCAAGTTAACAGTAACAATGGTTCTGAACCAATATTGGTGCATCCTCCTTTGTCCAATGCTTATCCTGTGTCATCTCTTGTTGGTTCTACTCACTCGCTTTTTCCACCTCCACCTTCGTTCATTCTGGATCAGTTTGCACTGTCTACATCGAATGTGTTGCCCTTGACACAGGAAATGTCCCCTGATCAAAAGGATCTGGTTGGTCTGACATCAATATCATCTAGTTCCTCACCTGCAATTTCTGCTCCCGCATCTCAAGAGCCGTTATTGCCACTACCAATTTCTGCAAATCAGGTCTGTCGTAGTTTTTTCCCAGCTCTAtaacttaatttatttattgaataaGGCATCTAGACAAAAGTTACTTGTGCAAATTATTGTGGATGAAACTGGTTGGTATTCTTTTTGTTGAAAGCGATTTCAATGCATGAAGTgcatttgttattttgtttttttaatagtGGTCATAGGTGTTAAAAGCGCACTTCACGCGACCAGGCAACTCATGCGATTGCTAGGTCGCTTCAGTGGGTCATCAGGCGCTTACTTTACTTGGGCGAGATGAGGCGATAGTCGATGATCAGGAGTGCCTAGCTAAAGTTTTGTGTCTTGGGCTTTAGTATCTTTTGTTATTTGCTGAGAAGTGAGTTTGGGCCTCTTATATTAAAAAGCATTGACCAAACACAGCCCATATCTTATTATGacttcaaaaaaatgaaataaagaaaagaagagaagaccATCAAGCATCTTGGAGAACCAGAGGGAGCCCTAGTCTCCTACGCAGCCGTCAGAGAACACTTGAACTTATGGAGctgcttttcattttctattaaaCTGTACTTGATCTTGACGTTCTTGAACATATGAACACTTGAACTTGTGGAGctgcttttcattttctattaaaCTGCACTTGATCTCGAAGTTCTTGAACAGATGAAAACTTGAACTTATGGAGCTGTGTGCTATATTTACAACTTAtaagcatattttttttaatgtacatGGTTGCCTAGCTTCTCTCGGGTGCTCGGCTAGTTGTCGCCTAGCGCCTCGGGCGATAGAAGGCCCTGTTGACTTAAGTTGCCTTTCGCTTTTTAACAATTATGACAGTGGTTGGGTTCTTAAAATGGGAAAATGGAGGTCACTGCGGGAATTACTCTCAAAGTTTGAATAGACTATCACCTTTTCCAGGTTGGATGGTCGAGTCTCAGCttcataaaatttgaaaaagaaaatttagctttcactcTCGTCCTTAACCAGTTTGAACTATGTCTACGAGTTTTCTGAGCTGATTTATTTTTGG
Protein-coding regions in this window:
- the LOC120016970 gene encoding decapping 5-like protein isoform X2: MASNNGVTGSSSSSSNAGDSYVGSLISLISKYEIRYEGILYHLNVQDSIVGLNNVRSYGTEGRKKDGPQIPPSDKVYEYILFRGSDIKDLQVKSAPPAKVEEHILNDPAIIQSHHAGVASSSSPSASDSSNSLMDSREWQGTPALSRRAYSGSLSSCQSVTQVGESNLPHNTKNAASSVSTPLYWQGYNGTSISISPAPQNPSHLPSPSSQSSPLGMQNQMQALDINTSPVVGLINTTESITPVPSSNAPNLSYFNFPPPLGPGQCSTSLDIAYSSSIKPSVPLHAAYMTASRPSMSLFPSSPQTTNATEVQVNSNNGSEPILVHPPLSNAYPVSSLVGSTHSLFPPPPSFILDQFALSTSNVLPLTQEMSPDQKDLVGLTSISSSSSPAISAPASQEPLLPLPISANQPQDTAIEYGEEFDFEAMNQKFKKDEVWGYIGKAKQRDKTQGVDANSTEQDLGDQEVRGRLPYCEPKPAYNKDEFFDTISCNSLNRRAWNGQNRFSERMRMDTEEITRDHSTGEGDMAMVGEGGVEMCSLMLVGCKLC
- the LOC120016970 gene encoding decapping 5-like protein isoform X3; this encodes MASNNGVTGSSSSSSNAGDSYVGSLISLISKYEIRYEGILYHLNVQDSIVGLNNVRSYGTEGRKKDGPQIPPSDKVYEYILFRGSDIKDLQVKSAPPAKVEEHILNDPAIIQSHHAGVASSSSPSASDSSNSLMDSREWQGTPALSRRAYSGSLSSCQSVTQVGESNLPHNTKNAASSVSTPLYWQGYNGTSISISPAPQNPSHLPSPSSQSSPLGMQNQMQALDINTSPVVGLINTTESITPVPSSNAPNLSYFNFPPPLGPGQCSTSLDIAYSSSIKPSVPLHAAYMTASRPSMSLFPSSPQTTNATEVQVNSNNGSEPILVHPPLSNAYPVSSLVGSTHSLFPPPPSFILDQFALSTSNVLPLTQEMSPDQKDLVGLTSISSSSSPAISAPASQEPLLPLPISANQPQDTAIEYGEEFDFEAMNQKFKKDEVWGYIGKAKQRDKTQGVDANSTEQDLGDQEPAYNKDEFFDTISCNSLNRRAWNGQNRFSERMRMDTETFGNFQQRSYLQYGGRGTGRAGNYQGPQHWGRGYGYGGRGRG
- the LOC120016970 gene encoding decapping 5-like protein isoform X1 encodes the protein MASNNGVTGSSSSSSNAGDSYVGSLISLISKYEIRYEGILYHLNVQDSIVGLNNVRSYGTEGRKKDGPQIPPSDKVYEYILFRGSDIKDLQVKSAPPAKVEEHILNDPAIIQSHHAGVASSSSPSASDSSNSLMDSREWQGTPALSRRAYSGSLSSCQSVTQVGESNLPHNTKNAASSVSTPLYWQGYNGTSISISPAPQNPSHLPSPSSQSSPLGMQNQMQALDINTSPVVGLINTTESITPVPSSNAPNLSYFNFPPPLGPGQCSTSLDIAYSSSIKPSVPLHAAYMTASRPSMSLFPSSPQTTNATEVQVNSNNGSEPILVHPPLSNAYPVSSLVGSTHSLFPPPPSFILDQFALSTSNVLPLTQEMSPDQKDLVGLTSISSSSSPAISAPASQEPLLPLPISANQPQDTAIEYGEEFDFEAMNQKFKKDEVWGYIGKAKQRDKTQGVDANSTEQDLGDQEVRGRLPYCEPKPAYNKDEFFDTISCNSLNRRAWNGQNRFSERMRMDTETFGNFQQRSYLQYGGRGTGRAGNYQGPQHWGRGYGYGGRGRG